The Budorcas taxicolor isolate Tak-1 chromosome 2, Takin1.1, whole genome shotgun sequence genome window below encodes:
- the LOC128043626 gene encoding 2-acylglycerol O-acyltransferase 3-like: MAEGEHLRVSTTPPPTSSMKTLKKQWLEVLSTYQYVLCFCFLGLFFSLAGFLLLFTSLWYLSVLYLVWLFLDWDTPQRGGRRYQWLKNWTAWKHLSDYFPIKLVKTAELPPDRNYVLGSHPHGVIAMGTACNFATEGTGVSQFFPGLRFSLATLNFLFYLPGHREYFLSCGTCSVNRQSLDYVLSQPQLGRAVVILVGGANEALYAVPGEHCLTLRNRKGFVRLALRHGASLVPVYSFGENDIFRVKAFAPDSWQHLFQVTIKKLLGCSPCIFWGRGLFSAESWGLLPLARPITTVVGRPIPVPQCPQPTEEQVDHYHTLYMKALEQLFEEHKESCGLPASTRLTFI; this comes from the exons ATGGCTGAAGGGGAGCACCTGAGAGtctccaccaccccaccacccacctCCAGCATGAAAACCCTAAAGAAACAGTGGTTAGAAGTACTGAGCACCTACCAATATGTGCTCTGTTTCTGCTTCCTGG gccttttcttttcccttgctggcttcctcctcctcttcacctCGCTCTGGTATCTCTCTGTTCTCTACTTGGTATGGTTATTCCTGGACTGGGACACACCCCAGCGAG GTGGAAGGCGTTATCAGTGGTTGAAGAACTGGACTGCTTGGAAACACCTGAGCGATTATTTCCCCATTAAG CTGGTGAAGACAGCAGAGCTGCCCCCAGACAGGAACTACGTTCTAGGATCCCACCCACATGGGGTCATAGCCATGGGAACCGCCTGTAACTTTGCCACAGAGGGCACTGGTGTCTCGCAGTTCTTCCCAGGGCTTCGGTTCTCATTGGCCACGTTGAATTTTCTCTTCTACCTGCCAGGCCATCGAGAGTACTTTCTGTCCTGTG GAACATGTTCTGTGAACCGTCAGAGCCTGGATTATGTTCTGTCTCAACCACAGCTGGGCAGAGCTGTGGTCATCTTGGTCGGAGGGGCCAATGAGGCCCTGTATGCCGTCCCAGGGGAGCACTGCCTCACTCTCCGGAATCGGAAAGGCTTCGTCCGCCTGGCACTGAGGCACGG CGCCTCCCTGGTGCCCGTGTACTCCTTTGGGGAGAATGACATCTTCAGAGTTAAGGCTTTTGCCCCAGACTCCTGGCAGCATCTGTTCCAAGTCACCATCAAGAAGCTCCTGGGCTGCTCTCCTTGCATCTTCTGGGGCCGTGGTCTCTTCTCAGCCGAGTCCTGGGGCCTGCTGCCCCTTGCCAGACCCATCACCACTGTGG TGGGCCGCCCCATCCCGGTGCCCCAGTGCCCGCAGCCCACCGAGGAGCAGGTGGACCACTATCACACGCTGTACATGAAGGCTCTGGAGCAACTGTTTGAGGAGCACAAGGAGAGCTGCGGCCTCCCGGCTTCTACTCGCCTCACCTTCATCTAG